CGCACCAAGCTGAAGAACGTGCTGTCCGGCAAGGTGGTCGACAAGACGTACAACGCCGGGGTGAAGGTGGAGACCGCGACCGTCGACCGGCGCGACGCCACCTACCTGTACCGCGACGGCTCGGATTTCGTGTTCATGGACAGCCAGGACTACGAGCAGCACCCCCTGCCCGAGTCGCTGGTCGGTGACGCCGCCCGCTTCCTGTTGGAGGGCCTGCCGGTACAGGTGGCGTTCCACAACGGGGCCCCGCTGTATCTCGAGCTGCCAGTGTCGGTCGAGCTGGAGGTCACCCACACCGAGCCCGGCCTGCAGGGCGACCGCTCCAGCGCCGGCACCAAGCCCGCCACCCTGGAGACCGGGGCGGAGATCCAGGTACCCCTGTTCATCAACACCGGCGACAAGCTGAAGGTCGACTCGCGCGACGGCAGCTACCTGGGGCGGGTCAACGCCTGATTATGGCGGACGGAAAGCCCGGCAAGGGACGCCATCATGCCCGCAAGCGCGCCGTCGACCTGCTGTTCGAGGCCGAGGCGCGGGGACTGAGTGCGGCGGAGGTCGTGGACGTGCGGACCTCGCTGGCCGAGGCGAACCCCGACGTGACGACCCTGCAGCCGTACACGGTGGCGGTGGCGCGCGGGGTGGGCGAGCACGCGGCCCACATCGACGATCTGATCGGCTCGCACCTGCAGGGCTGGACCCTGGACCGGCTGCCCGCCGTGGACCGCGCCATCCTGCGGGTCGCGGTGTGGGAGTTGCTCCACGCCGACGACGTGCCCGAGCCGGTCGCCGTCGACGAGGCCGTGCAGCTCGCCAAGGAGCTGTCCACCGACGAATCGCCCAGCTTCATCAACGGGGTGCTGGGCCAGGTCATGCTCGTGACTCCGCAGATCCGGGCCGCCGCCCGCGCCCTCCGCGGGACCGAGTCATGAGCCGGCTGGAGCTGCGCGCCGGCATCGCCGCCGTGCTGGCCGCGACGGTGGTGCTCGGCGCCGTCGTGTGCGCCGCCTACGGGCTCACCATTGTCGCGTCGGCGCTGGCGATCTACGCGCTGGGCGTCGGCGCCTGGCTGTACCACTGCGTCGAACGGCTGATCGTCGCCAACCGCATCAGCACGGTCCGGCAGGCGGCCAAGCCGCTGCAGCCGCTGCTGCCGGTGATGGCCGCCCTCATGGGCCTGACGCAGGCCGTGGTCCGGTCGCTTTCGGACGTCACCGAGCTGCCGGCGCGCCGCTGGGAGCTTCCGGTGCTGCGGTGGGTGGACAGCACGCGCGCCGGTCGGGGTGGCGCCGAGGACCAGCCGGAGCGTTAGGTTCGCGAAACGATCCCACGCCGGGCTCGCGCGGGCAAGAATGGCTGCTGCTACGAGCTGCAATGACGCAGGACAGGTGACGTGATGAATCCATACAGTGCCCACCCGCGACGACTACGAGTCTCCGCCCTTGCGGCCGTGGCCAACCCGTCGTACGCCCGGATCGACACCTGGAACATGCTCGACGACGCCTGCCGTCACCTCGCCGAGGTCGACCTCGCCGGGCTGGAGAAGGCTCACGAGGTCGCCCGCGTGAAGCGACTGATGGACCGCATCGCCGCCTACGAGCGGTACTGGCTGTACCCCGGTGCCCAGAACCTGGCCACCTTCCGCGCGCACCTGGAGGCCCTGTCCACGGTGCGGCTCACCGAGGAGGTGTCGCTGGCCGTGCGTCTGCTGTCCGAATACGGCGACCGCGCAGGGCTTTTCGATACCTCGGCGCCGCTGGCGGACCAGGAGCTGGTGGCCCGGGCAAGGCAGCAGCAGTTCTACACGGTGCTGCTCGCCGACGACGCCCCCGAGACCGCCCCGGAGAGCCTGGCCGAGTGCCTGCGCGAGCTCCGCGACCCGTCCGACGACGTGCAGTTCGAGCTCCTCGTCGTGCCGAGCGTGGAGGACGCGATCACCGCGGTCGCGCTGAACGGCGAGATCCAGGCCGCGATCATCCGCGACGACCTGCCGCTGCGGTCCCGGGACCGGGTGCCGCTGATGAACACGCTGTTGGGGCCCAATGAGGACGCTGAAGGCGTAGTCATACCCGACCGCGCCAACGACTGGGTGGAATGCGGCGAATGGATCCGCGAGCTGCGGCCCCACATCGACCTCTACCTGCTCACCGACGAGTCGATCGCGGCCGGTGACGACACCGAGCCCGACGTCTACGACCGGACGTTCTACCGGCTCAACGACGTCACCGACCTGCACAGCACCGTGCTGGCGGGCCTCCGAAACCGGTTCGCCACACCGTTTTTCGACGCTCTGCGCGCGTACGCGGCGGCGCCGGTCGGCCAGTTCCACGCCCTGCCCGTCGCCCGCGGAGCCAGCATCTTCAACTCGAAGTCGCTGCAGGACATGGGCGAGTTCTACGGCCGCAACATCTTCATGGCCGAAACCTCCACCACCTCCGGCGGGCTGGATTCGCTGCTGGACCCGCACGGCAACATCAGGAAGGCGATGGACAAGGCCGCGCACACCTGGAACTCCGACCACACCTACTTCGTCACGAACGGGACGTCCACAGCCAACAAGATCGTCGTGCAGTCGCTGACGCGGCCGGGCGACATCGTGCTGATCGACCGCAACTGCCACAAGTCGCACCACTACGGGCTGGTGCTGGCCGGCGCCTATCCGCTGTACCTGGACGCATACCCGCTGCCCGAGTTCGCGATCTACGGGGCGGTGTCACTGCACACGATCAAGAAGACCCTGCTCGACCTCGAGGCGGCGGGACAGCTGCACCGGGTGCGGATGCTGTTGCTGACCAACTGCACCTTCGACGGCGTGGTCTACAACCCGCTGCGGGTGATGCAGGAGGTGCTGGCGATCAAGCCGGACATCTGCTTTTTGTGGGACGAGGCGTGGTACGCGTTCGCCACCGCCGTGCCCTGGGCCCGGCAGCGGACCGCGATGGTGTCGGCCCAGCATCTCGAGCAGATGCTGGCGGCGCCGAAATACGCCGAGGAATACCGGAATTGGGTGGCGTCGATGGACGGCGTGCCGCGGTCCGAGTGGCTCGGCCGGCGGCTCTTGCCCGACCCGGCCCGGGCGCGGGTGCGCGTCTATGCGACGCACTCCACCCACAAGTCGCTGTCGGCGCTGCGGCAGGCGTCGATGATCCACGTCCGCGACCAGGATTTCAACGCGCTAACGCGCGACGCGTTCGGCGAGGCGTTCCTCACGCACACCTCGACGTCGCCGAACCAGCAGCTGCTGGCCTCGCTGGACCTGGCGCGCCGGCAGGTCGACATCGAGGGCTTCCAGCTGGTCCGGCAGACCTACGACATGGCGCTGGTTTTCCGGCACCGGGTCCGCAAGGACCGGCTGATCAGCAAGTGGTTCCGCATCCTCGACGAGTCCGACCTGGTGCCCGAGGAGTTCCGGGCCTCCTCGGTGAGCTCGTACCGCCAGGTCCGGCAGGGCGCGCTGGCCGAGTGGAACGAGGCGTGGCGCTCCGACCAATTCGTGCTGGACGCCACGCGGGTCACCCTGTTCATCGGCAAGACCGGCATGAACGGTTACGACTTCCGCGAGAAGATCCTGATGGAGCGGTTCGGCATCCAGATCAACAAGACGTCGATCAACAGCGTGCTGCTGATCTTCACGATCGGCGTCACCTGGTCGAGCGTGCACTACCTGCTCGACGTGTTGCGCCGCATCGCAACGGATTTGGACCGCAGCGAGAGCGCGGCGAGCGTGGCGGACCGGGCGTTGCAGCGACGCCACGTCGAGGAGATCACCGAGGACCTGCCGCACCTGCCGGACTTCAGCGAGTTCGACGTCGCCTTCCAGCCGGTCGACGGCTGCATGTTCGGCGACATGCGGTCGGCGTTCTACGCCGGGTACGAGGAGTCCGACCGCGAGCACGTGCTGATCGGGACGGCCGGGCGGCGGCTGGCCGAAGGCAAGACGCTGGTGTCCACGACGTTCGTGGTGCCCTACCCGCCGGGCTTCCCGGTGCTGGTCCCCGGTCAGGTGGTGTCCAAGGAGATCATCTACTTCCTCGCCCAGCTCGACGTCAAGGAGATCCACGGCTACAACCCCGACCTGGGTCTGTCGGTCTTCACCGAGGAGGCGCTGGCGCGGATGGAGGCTCAGCGGAACGCGGCGATGGCCGCGGTGGGTTCGGCCTACCCGCCTTTCGAGCTGCCCGCGGACGCATCCGGCCTCAACGGCGCGTCCAATGGCGACGGCGCCGCGCGGGTGGTCACCGAGGGTGCGTGAGGGTGCGCTAACCGACTGCGTGTCGTGGTGGCGACGACTGGCCCGCCATGCTCTGCTGGATTCCCTGGGCCACCTCTTCCTTGCGGGCCGGGCTGCCGGGCGCGGCGGTCTCCTGGCAGTTGCAGCTGAGCGCGCCGAAGGCGCTGGGATCGGCGCTTGCGCTGGGCGCTCCCACCACGCCCGCGCTGACGGCGACAGCCGCGCCGATCAGGGTTGCGGCTATGAGGCGGCGCGGTTTCGGCGATTCGACATCTCTCACGTCGCCAGCGTATGTGCGGTCGCTTGAGATCCGCTGTGGACGCGGCCTGAGCTGCTGTGAGTCAGGCGCGCTCCGCCGACGCGCCGCCGTTCGTGTCGCCGGGGTGACGTCCCGGGCGTTGCGGCAGGACGATGACGAGCGCGACGATCAGCGCCGCGAGGACGGCCGTGGCCACGGGCCGGCTCAATGCCAGGCCGCCGTCGGCGACCGGTTTATCGAGGAGGTCGCCCACGGTCGCGCCGAGGGGGCGCGTCAGGATGAACGCAGCCCAGAACAGCGCCACGCGCGACACGGGGGTCAGGTAATACACGGCGACCACGACGGCCAGAGCCGCGGTGAACGATAAGGCGCCGCGTTCGTAGCCTATGCCGCGGGTCGCGGAGAGCCAGTCGCCCAACGCCGTGCCCAGCGTCTGCGAAAACGTGATGGCCGACCAGTAGAACGCCTCCACCCGTGGCGTGGCAACGGTATTCACCGACACCGTTCCCTCCGACCAGCGCCACAGCGCCAAAGTGGCCGCAAGACAACCCAAGAGCAGCAGCGAACCGCCCGTGTACCCGATGCCCAGCGATCGGTCGGCGAAATCGGCCAGCACCGTGCCGAACGTCGTGGACGCCACGATCGCCGCCCAATACAGAATTGCGTGGAAGCGTGTGGCGAGAATCTGGCCGACACCAGCGCCACCAGCAACACTCCGAAAAGCGTGACGCCCGCCAGGTAACCCCAATTCAGCGTCATCGTGACCGTGTCGCCGCAAGTCTCGCCCAGCGTCGTCGCGAGGATCTTGATTACCCAGAAGCCCAGCGTGACCGCCGGCACCTTCGTAGCGGCGTCATCCGTCATACTCATTGTCCCGTGGGGTCGCGGGCCGTGTCTACGTCGTTGACACCGTGAAGTCGTTGACACCGTGAAGTCGTTGACACCGTGAAGTCGTTGACACCGTGAATCTGGCCGCCGGTGAGGGCGATCCACGCCGCTAGCTGAGAGGGACTTAGGAAATACCTTTGCCTTCAATGAGATAACCGCTCCAGGTCGGTCACGGCAAGCGTTGTCCGCGTTGCGCCGTGCCAACATGGATCCATGCCCGGGCAATCGGATACCGCGACGCAACTCGGGGCGGGGGCGCGGTGGTCGATCATGGTTGTCTCGCTGGGTGTTACGGCAACCTCGTTCCTTTTCGTCAACGGGGTCGCGTTCCTCATCCCGTCACTGCAGGCCCGACGCGGGATTCCGCTGACGGAGGCCGCCCTGATGGCGTCGATGCCCAGCTGGGGAATGGTGGTCACCCTTTTTCTTTGGGGCTATGTGCTCGATCGCGTCGGCGAGCGGGCCGTACTGACGGTGGGTTCGGCACTGACAGCGGCCGCGGCCTACGCGGCGGCGGCGGCGCATTCGATGGCGATGACGGGCGCATACCTGTTCCTCGGCGGTATGGCCGCGGCCAGCTGCAACGCCGCCGGGGGTCGGCTGGTGTCCGCGTGGTTTCCGGCGCGGCAACGCGGGTTGGCGATGGGCATCCGCCAGACGGCGCAACCCCTGGGCATCGCTCTGGGCGCCGTCGTCGTGCCCGAACTGTCGGAACGTGGCGCGCACCGGGGGCTGATGTTCCTCGGGGTGATGTGCGCGGTGGCGACGGTCGCCAGCGCGATCGGGATCGTCGATCCGCCGCGGAAGGCACGCCGGGCGGCGACCGCACAGGAACTGGCGAGCCCCTACCGCGGCTCCTCGGCGCTGTGGCGAATCCATGCCGTCGCCGGGCTGTTGATGGTGCCGCAGACGGTCACGGCCACGTTCATGCTCGTGTGGCTGATGGCTCACCATGGCTGGTCGGTGGCGGCTGCGGGCGGTCTCGTGACTCTGTCTCAGGCGCTCGGGGCCGCGGGCCGGATCGTCGTCGGCCGCTGGTCCGATCACGTCGGCTCGCGGATGCGACCCGTCCGCATGATCGCGCTCGCCGCGGCGCTGATCCTGTTTCTGCTTGCGCTCACCGACGGCCCGCGGTCGGGACTTGCCGTGCTGTTGATGCTTTCGCTGTCCGTGGTCGCGGTGCTCGACAACGGGTTGGAAGCCACCGCGATCACCGAGTTCGCCGGACCGTTCTGGAGCGGACGCGCCCTGGGCATGCAGAACACCGCGCAGCGGCTGATGGCCGGCGCCGGGCCCCCGCTCTTCGGCGCGCTGATGACGGCGTCCGGGTACTCGTCGGCGTGGGCGCTGTGCGGGTTGTTCCCCCTGGCGGCGATGCCGCTGGTGCCGACCGAACTGCCGGGAGTTGCGCAGGATTCTGCTCACGAGGATCGGAAAGACTCGGTCCACCCCGGGGTGGCGCAATAGCGCGCCGGGCGGGAGTCCTTGCTGGTCGGCGCTGAACCCGAACCGGCGGAATGCGTTGAGCGGCCCGCGCGGGCCATCCGCGGACACCCCGAAAGTCCCCCTGAGCTGCGTTAGCGTGACTCCCGTGGCGCAACCAGTATCGATTCGGGGGCACCGGGCCGACCGGGCCCGCCGGGTCGCCGACGTGCTGCGCCAGCAGATCCACGCCGACACCTACCCCGACGGGCTTCCGTCCGAACAGGAGTTGGCGGCGGAATTCTCGGTGTCCCGCAACACGATTCGCGAGGCGCTTGCCGCCCTCAAACAGGAAGGGCTGATCGACCGCGGGCCCAAGGTCGGAACCCATGTCGCGCAACGCAAGTACGACCACGGCCTCGACGCGTTGCTCGGTTTGAAGGAAACGTTCAAGGACCTCGGCGAGGTGCGCAACGAGGTGCGGGCCGCCATGCCGGTCACCGCGCCGCCGTCGGTGGCGCGGCGGCTCCGCCTGGAACCCGGCGAGCAGGCGGTGTTCGTCGAGCGGCTGCGCTACCTCGGCGACCTGCCGCTCAGCCTGGACCTGACCTACCTGGCCCCGGACATCGGCGCGAAGATCCTCGACTATCCGCTGGAGACCAACGACCTGTTCGCGCTCATCGAGCAGGTGAGCGGGCAGCGGCTGGGGTCGGCGTCGCTGGCGCTGGAGGCCATCTCCGCCGACGCGCATTCGGCGGCCACGCTGCAGGTGCCCGACGGGGCGGCGCTGCTCATGCTGGAGCGGCTCACCAGCCTCGACGACGGCAGACCCGTTGACCTGGAGTACATCCGGATGCGGGGCGATCGAATCACCATGCGCGGCAACCTCATAAGGAGCAAGCCATGACGCTGATATCCCAGCGTGCCGACGTGCCGGTCACCATCGACGAGTCGCTGTGCATCGACGGCTGCACCCTGTGTGTCGAGGTCTGCCCACTCGACGCGCTCGCCATCAATCCCGAGACGGGCAAGGCGTACATGCACGTCGACGAGTGCTGGTACTGCGGCCCGTGCGCGGCTCGCTGTCCGACCGGGGCCGTCACCGTCAACATGCCGTACCTCCTGCGCTGAAAGGCGTTTCATGGAACTAGGGCCGGGTCGCCAGCGTAACGCCACGGCGAAAAATGGGGCCAGAAATCGCACTGGCGTTACGCTCGCGGTCGCCTGCGCGACGGTCGGGCTGATCTCCGGCTGCTCGCTCGAATCGCTCTCGCAGTCCTCGGGTGTGGTCAACGTCGTGGTGGGCTACCAGTCCAAGACCATCAACACCGTCACCGCGGGCACGCTGCTGCGCGCGCAGGGCTCCCTGGAGCACCGGCTCGCCGACATCACCACCCGCACCGGCACCAAGTACGCGGTGCGCTGGCAGGACTACGACACCGGCGCCCCGATCACCGCGCAGATGCTCGCCGAGAAGATCGACATCGGCTCGATGGGCGACTACCCGCTGCTGATCAACGGGTCCAAGACCCAGGCCAACCCGCTGGCGAAAACCGAGATGGTGTCGGTCACCGGCTACAACCCCAAGGGCGCGCTGAACATGGTGGTGGTGAAGCCGGACTCGTCGGCGAGCGGGCTGGCCGACCTGGCCGGCTCGAAGGTCTCGGCCAGCCTCGGCTCGGCCGGGCACGGCACCCTGGTGCGCGCCCTGGCCAAAGAGGGCGTCACCGGCGTCGAGGTGCTCAACCAGCAACCGCAGGTCGGCGCCTCCGCGCTGGAATCGGGTCAGGTTCGAGGCCTTTCGCAATTCGTCGCCTGGCCCGGGCTGCTGGTCCACCAGGGCAAGGCCAAGCTGCTCTACGACGGCGCCGAGCTGAACTTCCCGACCCTGCACGGCGTGGTGGTCCGGCGGTCGTACGCGAAGAGCCACCCCGAGGTGCTCGCGGCCTTCCTGCAGGCGCAGCTGGACGCCACCGAGTTCCTCAACTCCAGGCCGCTGGAGGCGTCCCGCATCGTGGCCCAGGCCAGCGGATTGCCGCAGGAGGTGGTTTATCTGTACAACGGCCCCGGGGGTACGTCGTTCGACAGCACGCCGAAGCCGTCGCTGGTCGACGCGCTGAAAGCCGATGTGCCGTACCTGAAGTCGATCGGCGACTTCGCCGACCTCGACATCGGCAACTTCGTCGTGGACGAGCCGCTGCGCGCGGTGTTCGCCGCCCGCGGCCGCAACTACGACGCGGCCCGAGACGCAAAGTCCAACCCGGACACGCTCGCGGGGGATCCCGCCCTGGCCGGCGAGCTGTGGTTCGAGGGATCCGACTCGACGCAACCCATCGCCAATCCGACCGCGCTGCTGCAGGCGATCCGAGAGGCGAACGGCCGCGGCGCCAAGATCCGCGCGGCCTACGTTCCCGACGCCGAACTGGGCACCCGATGGTTCGCCGACAAGTCGACGTGGGTCAAAGACGGGCCCAATTACCTTCCGTTCGACACCCCGGCCGGTGCGCGCCGGTACACGGCGGGACACCCGGGCAGCGTGGCCATGAATTATCAACAGGCACTGGGGGGTTCGGTATGACCGCGCAAGTGGTGCCCGGGCAGGTTTTCGACGGGGTCTCGGCGCCCGCACCGGCGACGCCGCGGCGACTCGCCTCGCCGTGGCGGTCGCGCCTGCTGCGGCTGGCGTCGGTGGCCGTGGCGATCGGGCTGTGGCAGCTGCTCACCGCAGGCAAGGCGCGGCTGGTGCTGCGGTTCGACACGCTGCCCACCGTCACCCAGATCGTGACGGCGCTGCATCGCCGGCTCGGCGCCCACGAGTACTGGCTCGACGTGGCGCAGTCGTTGCTGCGGATCCTCACCGGCTTCGGCCTGGCCGCCATGGTCGGGGTCGCCACGGGCGTGCTGCTGGGCCGGTCCCGGCTGTTCGCCGACATCGTCGGTCCGCTGACCGAGCTGGCCCGGCCCATCCCGGCGATCGCGATGGTGCCGGTGGCGATCCTGCTGTTCCCGACCGACGAGGCCGGCATCGTCTTCATCACCTTCCTGGCGGCGTTCTTCCCGATCATGGTCAGCACCCGGCACGCCGTGCGCGCGCTGCCCACGCTGTGGGAGGACTCGGTGCGCACCCTGGGCGGCCGCCGGGCCGACGTGCTCACCCAGGTGGTGCTGCCCGGCATCCTGCCGGGTGTCTTCGGCGGGCTGTCGGTCGGGATGGGGGTGGCGTGGATCTGCGTGATCTCCGCTGAGATGATCTCCGGCCGGCTCGGCATCGGCTACCGCACCTGGCAGGACTACACGGTGCTGGCCTACCCGCAGGTCTTCGTCGGCATCATCACCATCGGGGTGCTGGGCTTCGCCACGTCGGCGTCCGTCGAGCTGGTTGGCCGGCGCGTGACCCGCTGGCTCCCGCGCGCGCAGGAAGGACAGCGATGACGGCGATGAGCCTCGAACTGGACCGGGTTTCCCTGTCGTACACCGCGACTCCGGTGATCGACGGGCTGAGCCTGACCGTGCGGCCGGGGGAGATCCTCATACTGACCGGCCCGTCGGGCTGCGGGAAGTCGACGGTGCTGCGCGCGCTTGCGGGCCTGCTGCCGCCCGCGGGCGGTCGGGTGCTGGCGGACGGCGACGACGTCACCACCACCTCGGGTGATCGCGGCATGGTGTTCCAGGACGACGCCCTGCTGCCGTGGCGCACCGTGCGGTCCAACATCGAACTGGCGTTGCGGCTGCGCGGCGAACCGCGCGCCACCCGGCGGACTCAGGCCGAGCGGTGGATCGACGAACTCGGGCTCGGCGGATTCGGTCATTACCTGCCCAAGAGCCTGTCGGGCGGGATGCGCCAGCGCGTGCAGTTGGCCCGCGGCCTGGCCGGCGCGCCGCGCGCGGTGATGATGGACGAGCCGTTCGGTGCCCTGGACACCCAGACCCGCGCCGCCATGCAGCGGCTGCTGATCGACACCTGGCGTGCCCACCCGACCACCGTCGTCTTCGTCACCCACGACGTGGACGAGGCGCTGGCGCTGGGGGACCGGATCGCCGTGCTGGGCCGCGCGGGCCGGCCGCTGCGCGCGCTGCTCGACGTGCCGGAGCCGCGTGTCGACCTGCCGCGTCCCGCGCTGCGCGCAGAAATCATTGCGGCGCTGGACCATTCGGCGGCGGCATGATGCAGGCACCCGATCTCGCGCCGGACCGCCTCGACTGCGACGTGCTCGTCATCGGCGGCGGCACCGCCGGCACGATGGCGGCCCTGTCGGCCGCGGA
This genomic window from Mycobacterium saskatchewanense contains:
- the nusB gene encoding transcription antitermination factor NusB codes for the protein MADGKPGKGRHHARKRAVDLLFEAEARGLSAAEVVDVRTSLAEANPDVTTLQPYTVAVARGVGEHAAHIDDLIGSHLQGWTLDRLPAVDRAILRVAVWELLHADDVPEPVAVDEAVQLAKELSTDESPSFINGVLGQVMLVTPQIRAAARALRGTES
- a CDS encoding antitermination protein NusB; the protein is MSRLELRAGIAAVLAATVVLGAVVCAAYGLTIVASALAIYALGVGAWLYHCVERLIVANRISTVRQAAKPLQPLLPVMAALMGLTQAVVRSLSDVTELPARRWELPVLRWVDSTRAGRGGAEDQPER
- a CDS encoding GntR family transcriptional regulator — translated: MTPVAQPVSIRGHRADRARRVADVLRQQIHADTYPDGLPSEQELAAEFSVSRNTIREALAALKQEGLIDRGPKVGTHVAQRKYDHGLDALLGLKETFKDLGEVRNEVRAAMPVTAPPSVARRLRLEPGEQAVFVERLRYLGDLPLSLDLTYLAPDIGAKILDYPLETNDLFALIEQVSGQRLGSASLALEAISADAHSAATLQVPDGAALLMLERLTSLDDGRPVDLEYIRMRGDRITMRGNLIRSKP
- a CDS encoding 4Fe-4S dicluster domain-containing protein, with the translated sequence MTLISQRADVPVTIDESLCIDGCTLCVEVCPLDALAINPETGKAYMHVDECWYCGPCAARCPTGAVTVNMPYLLR
- a CDS encoding ABC transporter ATP-binding protein, with product MTAMSLELDRVSLSYTATPVIDGLSLTVRPGEILILTGPSGCGKSTVLRALAGLLPPAGGRVLADGDDVTTTSGDRGMVFQDDALLPWRTVRSNIELALRLRGEPRATRRTQAERWIDELGLGGFGHYLPKSLSGGMRQRVQLARGLAGAPRAVMMDEPFGALDTQTRAAMQRLLIDTWRAHPTTVVFVTHDVDEALALGDRIAVLGRAGRPLRALLDVPEPRVDLPRPALRAEIIAALDHSAAA
- a CDS encoding COG4705 family protein, which encodes MLADFADRSLGIGYTGGSLLLLGCLAATLALWRWSEGTVSVNTVATPRVEAFYWSAITFSQTLGTALGDWLSATRGIGYERGALSFTAALAVVVAVYYLTPVSRVALFWAAFILTRPLGATVGDLLDKPVADGGLALSRPVATAVLAALIVALVIVLPQRPGRHPGDTNGGASAERA
- a CDS encoding MFS transporter → MPGQSDTATQLGAGARWSIMVVSLGVTATSFLFVNGVAFLIPSLQARRGIPLTEAALMASMPSWGMVVTLFLWGYVLDRVGERAVLTVGSALTAAAAYAAAAAHSMAMTGAYLFLGGMAAASCNAAGGRLVSAWFPARQRGLAMGIRQTAQPLGIALGAVVVPELSERGAHRGLMFLGVMCAVATVASAIGIVDPPRKARRAATAQELASPYRGSSALWRIHAVAGLLMVPQTVTATFMLVWLMAHHGWSVAAAGGLVTLSQALGAAGRIVVGRWSDHVGSRMRPVRMIALAAALILFLLALTDGPRSGLAVLLMLSLSVVAVLDNGLEATAITEFAGPFWSGRALGMQNTAQRLMAGAGPPLFGALMTASGYSSAWALCGLFPLAAMPLVPTELPGVAQDSAHEDRKDSVHPGVAQ
- the efp gene encoding elongation factor P gives rise to the protein MASTADFKNGLVLAIDGQLWQIVEFQHVKPGKGPAFVRTKLKNVLSGKVVDKTYNAGVKVETATVDRRDATYLYRDGSDFVFMDSQDYEQHPLPESLVGDAARFLLEGLPVQVAFHNGAPLYLELPVSVELEVTHTEPGLQGDRSSAGTKPATLETGAEIQVPLFINTGDKLKVDSRDGSYLGRVNA
- a CDS encoding ABC transporter permease — its product is MTAQVVPGQVFDGVSAPAPATPRRLASPWRSRLLRLASVAVAIGLWQLLTAGKARLVLRFDTLPTVTQIVTALHRRLGAHEYWLDVAQSLLRILTGFGLAAMVGVATGVLLGRSRLFADIVGPLTELARPIPAIAMVPVAILLFPTDEAGIVFITFLAAFFPIMVSTRHAVRALPTLWEDSVRTLGGRRADVLTQVVLPGILPGVFGGLSVGMGVAWICVISAEMISGRLGIGYRTWQDYTVLAYPQVFVGIITIGVLGFATSASVELVGRRVTRWLPRAQEGQR
- a CDS encoding aminotransferase class I/II-fold pyridoxal phosphate-dependent enzyme — translated: MNPYSAHPRRLRVSALAAVANPSYARIDTWNMLDDACRHLAEVDLAGLEKAHEVARVKRLMDRIAAYERYWLYPGAQNLATFRAHLEALSTVRLTEEVSLAVRLLSEYGDRAGLFDTSAPLADQELVARARQQQFYTVLLADDAPETAPESLAECLRELRDPSDDVQFELLVVPSVEDAITAVALNGEIQAAIIRDDLPLRSRDRVPLMNTLLGPNEDAEGVVIPDRANDWVECGEWIRELRPHIDLYLLTDESIAAGDDTEPDVYDRTFYRLNDVTDLHSTVLAGLRNRFATPFFDALRAYAAAPVGQFHALPVARGASIFNSKSLQDMGEFYGRNIFMAETSTTSGGLDSLLDPHGNIRKAMDKAAHTWNSDHTYFVTNGTSTANKIVVQSLTRPGDIVLIDRNCHKSHHYGLVLAGAYPLYLDAYPLPEFAIYGAVSLHTIKKTLLDLEAAGQLHRVRMLLLTNCTFDGVVYNPLRVMQEVLAIKPDICFLWDEAWYAFATAVPWARQRTAMVSAQHLEQMLAAPKYAEEYRNWVASMDGVPRSEWLGRRLLPDPARARVRVYATHSTHKSLSALRQASMIHVRDQDFNALTRDAFGEAFLTHTSTSPNQQLLASLDLARRQVDIEGFQLVRQTYDMALVFRHRVRKDRLISKWFRILDESDLVPEEFRASSVSSYRQVRQGALAEWNEAWRSDQFVLDATRVTLFIGKTGMNGYDFREKILMERFGIQINKTSINSVLLIFTIGVTWSSVHYLLDVLRRIATDLDRSESAASVADRALQRRHVEEITEDLPHLPDFSEFDVAFQPVDGCMFGDMRSAFYAGYEESDREHVLIGTAGRRLAEGKTLVSTTFVVPYPPGFPVLVPGQVVSKEIIYFLAQLDVKEIHGYNPDLGLSVFTEEALARMEAQRNAAMAAVGSAYPPFELPADASGLNGASNGDGAARVVTEGA
- a CDS encoding ABC transporter substrate-binding protein → MELGPGRQRNATAKNGARNRTGVTLAVACATVGLISGCSLESLSQSSGVVNVVVGYQSKTINTVTAGTLLRAQGSLEHRLADITTRTGTKYAVRWQDYDTGAPITAQMLAEKIDIGSMGDYPLLINGSKTQANPLAKTEMVSVTGYNPKGALNMVVVKPDSSASGLADLAGSKVSASLGSAGHGTLVRALAKEGVTGVEVLNQQPQVGASALESGQVRGLSQFVAWPGLLVHQGKAKLLYDGAELNFPTLHGVVVRRSYAKSHPEVLAAFLQAQLDATEFLNSRPLEASRIVAQASGLPQEVVYLYNGPGGTSFDSTPKPSLVDALKADVPYLKSIGDFADLDIGNFVVDEPLRAVFAARGRNYDAARDAKSNPDTLAGDPALAGELWFEGSDSTQPIANPTALLQAIREANGRGAKIRAAYVPDAELGTRWFADKSTWVKDGPNYLPFDTPAGARRYTAGHPGSVAMNYQQALGGSV